AAATAAATAAATAAAAAAACTAACAACAAGATTTACATCTTAATTTGTTAGCATATAAAAATAATGTTTTTTAATAAATTCTTCAGCTATATTTAATAGAGTTTTTACGTTCTCATTCTTCATAAAAAGCATCTATTTCTGAAGTAGTGTAATTAGTTTTAATTGTGGTATTGATTAAAGGATAAAAGTATTTAGTAACGTGTTCGTCGTATTGTCACTTAGTTAAAGGATTATTTGTTTTTAAACCAAGTTTAATTTGGAGCGGAGCTATTTCTTTGTTATATCAATTGATTAATTCTATGTAAAGTTTTTTGTAAAAAGGACTAAAATTTGAAAAAACATATTGCTCATTATATGAATAATGATTGATAGGATCTATATATGCTGAGACACTTTGGTTTAGTTGTTGAAAAATATTTTCTAGATTCTTATTATTTTTTAATTTTTCAAGTATATCATCTCTATAACTGCCTCTTATTTCTTCATAAAATATTATTTTTAATTTAATATAATTTCTAATAATAGAAAAAATGATAGGACTAGTTTTTCAATATAATGCACCATCAGCATAAATTGATAATCATCAACTTTTATCGTTTTCATCTAAAATAGTAGAAAGATAACCATCATCAAAAAGTCTATTTTTATTAGATATTAATTGGAACGCATATTTTGTATCTTTTTCAAGTCCATTTTTAGAGATTTTATCTAAGTCTGAATCTATTTTTTCAAAAATGGTGTTTGTTTTTTTATCTGAAATTTCATATCCTATTTTATCTAATGCTTTTTTATAAATTTCAACTATTTTAGAAATTCTTTCTTCTTTAGATAATGTTGGATTATTTTTATTAACAATATTTTCTAATTCTTTTGCCCATTCCCAATTTTTCTCTAATGTTTCATATACATAAAAATCAGGAATTGGCATTTCTTCAGTTAAATATTGATTTTGAACTTTAGCAGTAGGAGTTTTTGGTTCTGGAGTAACAGAAGATGGCGGACTAGAAGGTGGAGTGTTTTCAATATTTTCAGAACTTTTATTTGGTTCTTTAAGTAAACCTTTTCAACACGAACTAGATAATAAAACAAAAACAGTGGGTATTACTAATAAATTGCAAAATAAAAAAAATTTTTTAACGTGTGAAATCATCACCTTCTTTTTCAAATTCTTCATTTTTTTCATCTCCTATGTTTTGTAATCTTTTTTGCTCTATTTTTTCTTTTTTTAACTTCCTCTCATAAGATCATTCCCTTAAAAGATCTAAAAATTCTTCTCGCACACCATTTTTAAGGTTTCTTAATTCAATTAATGTTTCTTCAATTAAATTTTTTTTGTTTAAAATGTTAGCCATGAATTTTTTCTTATCTTTTCTGGAACTTTCAAAGTAATCTTGATCTAAAAAATATTCATGACTATATTTTAACTCCCCAACAAAAGCATTTGTTTTGTTATTTAGTTTAACATCCATAAATGAAACATATGGTGGCTCTTGGGTTAAATTCTCAAGAACACTTCTATAAATTTTGTCTATTTGATATTTTGTTAAATCATTTGTACTAGCAAAAATAACATTTTTTCTATCTACTATATTGTTTAATTCTTCTTTTTTAATTGAATAAATTTGCGTTGTATCAACATAAGAATCATTTGTTAATAATCCTATTGTAGCTTTTTCTAAAAAAATTTCACCCTTGTTAGCTTTTTTTCTATTACCATTTTCATCATGTGCACTTCTAGCTTTAATATAATAATATTTTTCTATAATTTTCCCATCTTCAGTAATTTCTGCATATTCATCTCTAAATATAACAATAGGTCTATGTTTGATTGGACCTTCAAAACGATCAAAAGTAATTTCATATTTAGTATTTTTTGTAAACATTGGTTTCATTTTAGGTAAATTTGTACTCATTTTTTAACTCCTATAATTTATTTTAATAAATTATACCACAATTTATTTAAAACATTATTTTTTATGCTATTTTTTTATTTTTTATACCTCCTTGTTTGTTAATCTTTTTAGATTTTATTTATTATTTTTAAATATTTCATCAACATCATAATTAAATGTTTTATAAGTATTTTCATTGATGTCTTTTGGATATTTTGTTCCAAATAAATGCTCAATACTACTTTTATTTGTTTCTTCTTTTTTAGGTTCAGAATTTGTTTCTTCAATTGGATCTTCAATTTTTTTTATTAATTCTTCATTTGTAGTTCAATCACAATAAGTAGTATTTAAATTATTCTTATTTTTTCTATTTTCAATTTGTTCTTTTGTTTCTAAAAGTTCAATTGCTTTAGCTTGAAGCATAAATGAAAAAGTTTTTTTATTTTTAATAACTTCTTCTACAACATTTAAATTTGCTTCAAGAAAAATTTTCACTCCTTTCATTGCATATTTATTTAATATTTCTGCTGTTTTATTTCAAGCAACAAAAGGTATAAAATCGGTAATTTCATTACCTTCATTCGATTTATAGTTTCTTCTTACAGCAAGTGTTATTCAAGTGTAATAATTATTATTTGCACTTGTCATTAACTTAAAATCATTGGCAATTCTGCCGGCTAAAAAAACTTTGTTCATATATCTCCCTATATATATAGTTATTTAATAAGAAAAAAATAGGTCTTTTTTATGCTAATTTTTTCTTATTTTTATTTTGTAATTTCTCATTGATTAGATAATTTTTTTTCATATTCTAATTTATGTTTTTTTGTTTTTTTAAATATCAAATATTTTTTGAATTTTTTTTGGCAATGTGTTAAATGTTTTGGGTTGGCATTCTCTCCCATAATATTTTTCTTTTTTAGATAATTCAATTATTGTTTCACAATTTTTTTCATCACAATAAGAGCATTTTTTTGTTTCTATAAAATTTATATCTTCCATTTTTAACTACCTTTTAAAAATTTTATTTTCTTTTCTATGATTTTATATTCTTCGTTATCTAGCATTCCGCTTTTTAGTTTTGCTTCTAAATAAGCAAGTTGTTTTGTTTTATTGTTTACTTTATCATTTTTTTCTTTGTCCATAAATTCCATTTCATCTAAATCTTCTACATCAAATTCTTCCTCTTGTTCAAAATTATTATTATCTTCTTTTTCTCCTTTTATTGTTCTAATTGTTTTTAAAAGCATTTCATCCAATTCATCTTTTTTTTCTTTTTCTATTATTTCTAGTAATTCTTTGTTGAGGTTTTTATCTTTAGTATCATTTTTTGCAATTTCTGTAAATAAATAAAAATAATCTTTTTCATTAAAAATTCTTATTTCTTTTTTTTCTATTTCATTTGATTTAGTGTTTCAAACATCATATGCATATGTTGAGTTAACTCTAGAAGGTTTAATTCCAGATTGAATTATTAAATGAACTTTAGGTGAAATATTTTTTAATTCTTCAATTGAAACTAATGGTTTATTTGACAATGAATCAGTTGAACTTTTACTTTTATCATTTTTAGAATTTGAAAATGATGTTTTAACAACATTGCTTTGACCTAAAATTTCAGATGTTTTTTTTAATGTTTCATGATCAGAAGAATTTAAAAAAATAGTTAAGTTAGTATTGTTTTCAATTATTTTTTTATCATTTTTATATTTAGCTAATTGGTTTAAATCTTGCAAAACAATTGAAAAGAAAATATTTCTACTTCTCGCAATAGTAACTTTATTGTCAAAATCTTTAATAACAGGCAAATTACCAAACTCATCACCAAAAAATAAAAGTGTTCTTTTAAGTTTTTGATTTTTTGAAGCATTAGCAATATCAATTGCTGTTTGATAAATTTGATCAATCAAAATAGAAATATAGCGATGTCTATCTTTTTTATGATCAGGAAATTTAATAAAAATAGCAAAAGGTT
This Mesomycoplasma neurolyticum DNA region includes the following protein-coding sequences:
- a CDS encoding Mbov_0400 family ICE element protein — translated: MSTNLPKMKPMFTKNTKYEITFDRFEGPIKHRPIVIFRDEYAEITEDGKIIEKYYYIKARSAHDENGNRKKANKGEIFLEKATIGLLTNDSYVDTTQIYSIKKEELNNIVDRKNVIFASTNDLTKYQIDKIYRSVLENLTQEPPYVSFMDVKLNNKTNAFVGELKYSHEYFLDQDYFESSRKDKKKFMANILNKKNLIEETLIELRNLKNGVREEFLDLLREWSYERKLKKEKIEQKRLQNIGDEKNEEFEKEGDDFTR
- a CDS encoding single-stranded DNA-binding protein, with translation MNKVFLAGRIANDFKLMTSANNNYYTWITLAVRRNYKSNEGNEITDFIPFVAWNKTAEILNKYAMKGVKIFLEANLNVVEEVIKNKKTFSFMLQAKAIELLETKEQIENRKNKNNLNTTYCDWTTNEELIKKIEDPIEETNSEPKKEETNKSSIEHLFGTKYPKDINENTYKTFNYDVDEIFKNNK